Proteins from a genomic interval of Bacteroides sp. AN502(2024):
- a CDS encoding IS4 family transposase, whose product MANITLFAQVISHLPKENIRKIIKSSGSDKHCKGYNTWSQFVSMIFSQFSGCDSVRDISNGLKSATGNLNHLGINRAPSKSTVAYQNANRDSSVFRGIFYSLFQYFGQQALWQRRKFRFKMPIKLLDSTLVSLTLSIYDWAHYTTTKGAVKMHTLLDYDSLLPEFVNITDGKTTDNKAAFDIELHPYSIVVADRGYCDYSLLNNWDSSNVFFVVRHKDNIRYKAIEELPLPEKHAQNVLIDEIIEFELSAAKSKYPKRLRRIAVWNDEHGFEIELLTNNFTLAASSIAALYKARWNIEIFFRNLKQLLRIKSFIGTSRNAVETQIWTAMTTMLILTWLKHIARYKWALANLVVTLRLNTFTKIDLQKWLDQPFTPPPETIEND is encoded by the coding sequence ATGGCAAATATAACACTTTTCGCACAGGTAATATCACATCTCCCGAAAGAAAATATCAGGAAAATCATAAAATCTTCGGGGTCAGACAAGCATTGCAAGGGCTACAATACATGGAGTCAGTTTGTTAGCATGATTTTCAGCCAATTCTCAGGATGTGATTCAGTCAGAGATATCTCAAACGGGCTGAAATCAGCCACCGGCAACCTCAATCATTTGGGAATCAACCGTGCACCATCCAAGTCAACGGTAGCATATCAGAACGCCAACCGAGACAGTTCGGTTTTTCGCGGCATATTCTACTCGTTGTTTCAGTATTTCGGACAGCAAGCCCTATGGCAACGAAGAAAGTTCCGTTTCAAGATGCCGATAAAACTGCTCGACTCCACATTGGTGTCATTGACTCTGTCAATATATGACTGGGCACATTACACTACCACCAAGGGGGCGGTCAAGATGCACACGCTATTGGACTATGACAGTCTTTTGCCGGAGTTCGTGAATATCACCGATGGCAAAACCACCGACAACAAAGCTGCTTTTGATATTGAGTTACATCCGTATAGTATTGTAGTAGCCGACCGAGGCTACTGTGACTACTCATTGCTGAATAATTGGGACAGCAGCAACGTGTTCTTTGTAGTGCGTCATAAAGACAATATCCGGTACAAAGCCATAGAGGAGTTGCCTTTGCCTGAAAAACACGCTCAGAATGTACTTATTGACGAAATAATCGAGTTCGAACTCTCGGCGGCCAAATCCAAATATCCCAAACGTTTACGTCGCATCGCAGTATGGAACGATGAACACGGTTTTGAAATTGAGTTACTCACAAACAACTTCACATTGGCAGCATCAAGCATAGCGGCTCTGTACAAGGCTCGGTGGAACATAGAAATCTTCTTTCGCAACCTCAAGCAACTGCTACGCATCAAGAGCTTTATCGGCACATCCCGCAATGCCGTAGAGACCCAAATATGGACTGCTATGACTACAATGCTGATTCTGACATGGCTAAAGCACATCGCAAGATACAAATGGGCATTGGCTAACCTTGTGGTCACGCTCCGGCTGAACACATTTACCAAAATCGACCTCCAAAAATGGCTTGATCAACCATTTACACCACCTCCCGAAACCATCGAAAACGATTAG
- a CDS encoding endonuclease MutS2, giving the protein MIYPHNFEQKIGFDQIRQLLKDKCLSTLGKERVAGMNFSEQYEEIEERLNQVTEFVRIIQEEDGFPDQFFFDVRPSLKRVRIERMYLDEQELFDLRRSLETIHDIVRFLHRNEDEEENNAPYPSLKRLSGDIAVFPQLIRKIDGILDKYGKIKDNASTELARIRHELTSTMGNISRSLNSILRSAQSEGYVDKDVTPTMRDGRLVIPVASGVKRKIKGIVHDESASGKTVFIEPAEVVEANNRIRELESDERREIIRILTEFSNMLRPSIPEILQSYEFLAEIDFIRAKSYFAIQTHSLKPTVENEQLLDWTMAVHPLLQLSLAKHGKKVVPLDIQLDPKQRILIISGPNAGGKSVCLKTVGLLQYMLQCGMLIPLHERSRTGIFSSIFIDIGDEQSIEDDLSTYSSHLTNMKIMMKSCNKRSLILIDEFGGGTEPQIGGAIAEAVLKRFNQKGTFGVITTHYQNLKHFAEEHEGVVNGAMLYDRHLMQALFQLQIGNPGSSFAVEIARKIGLPEDVIADASEIVGSEYINADKYLQDIVRDKRYWEGKRQTIRQREKHMEETIARYQAEMEELQKSRKEIIRQAKEEAQRMLQESNARIENTIRKIKEAQAEKEKTRQARQELADFRTSLDASASKEQEEKIARKMEKLKEKQERKRNKKSEPKAVTSSPLSVPKVVPIAVGENVKIKGQTSVGQVMEINGKNATVAFGSIKTTVKTDRLEHVSHAPKTEGIAKSTFVSSQTHDQMYEKKLSFKQDIDVRGMRGDEALQAVTYFIDDAILVGMNRVRILHGTGTGILRTLIRQYLATVPGVSHYADEHVQFGGAGITVVDFD; this is encoded by the coding sequence ATGATATACCCTCACAACTTTGAGCAAAAGATAGGATTCGACCAGATAAGACAGTTACTAAAAGATAAGTGTCTCAGTACTTTAGGCAAAGAAAGAGTTGCAGGCATGAATTTTTCCGAACAATATGAAGAGATTGAGGAGAGATTAAATCAAGTAACAGAGTTTGTCCGCATTATCCAGGAAGAGGACGGATTTCCCGATCAGTTTTTCTTTGACGTCCGTCCTTCACTCAAGCGTGTGCGGATAGAACGAATGTATTTGGACGAACAAGAGCTATTCGATCTACGCCGTTCATTAGAAACCATCCATGACATTGTACGCTTCTTGCATCGGAACGAAGATGAAGAAGAAAACAACGCCCCCTACCCCAGCCTGAAACGACTGTCAGGAGATATTGCCGTTTTCCCCCAACTGATAAGGAAAATAGACGGCATCCTTGACAAATATGGAAAAATCAAGGATAATGCCTCTACCGAATTGGCCCGCATACGTCACGAACTTACCAGTACGATGGGAAATATTTCCCGTTCATTAAATAGTATCCTGCGCAGCGCACAATCCGAAGGATACGTGGACAAAGACGTAACACCCACCATGCGTGACGGACGTCTGGTGATTCCGGTTGCCTCCGGAGTCAAACGAAAAATCAAAGGTATCGTACATGATGAATCCGCCAGCGGAAAAACAGTGTTTATAGAGCCTGCGGAAGTAGTGGAAGCCAACAATCGCATCCGTGAACTCGAAAGCGACGAACGGCGTGAAATCATTCGCATCCTTACCGAGTTCTCAAACATGCTCCGTCCATCTATCCCGGAAATACTCCAATCATACGAATTTCTGGCAGAGATCGATTTTATCCGTGCGAAAAGCTACTTTGCCATACAGACCCATAGCCTGAAACCCACCGTGGAGAATGAGCAACTACTGGATTGGACGATGGCCGTGCATCCTTTATTACAACTTTCACTAGCCAAACATGGAAAGAAAGTCGTACCACTGGATATACAGCTCGACCCCAAACAACGCATCCTTATTATATCCGGACCGAACGCCGGGGGAAAGTCCGTCTGTTTGAAAACAGTCGGTTTGCTGCAATATATGCTGCAATGCGGTATGCTGATTCCCTTGCACGAACGTAGTCGCACCGGAATATTCAGTAGCATCTTTATCGATATCGGTGATGAGCAATCTATTGAAGACGATTTGAGCACCTACTCTTCTCACCTGACCAATATGAAAATCATGATGAAGAGCTGCAACAAACGGAGTCTCATCCTGATTGACGAGTTCGGCGGAGGCACGGAGCCACAAATCGGAGGTGCCATTGCCGAAGCCGTGCTGAAACGTTTCAATCAGAAAGGAACATTCGGAGTCATTACCACCCACTACCAGAATCTGAAACACTTTGCCGAAGAGCATGAAGGAGTAGTGAACGGCGCCATGCTTTACGACCGTCATCTCATGCAAGCACTTTTCCAATTGCAAATCGGAAATCCGGGAAGTTCGTTTGCCGTAGAAATCGCACGAAAAATCGGACTACCGGAAGATGTCATCGCAGATGCTTCGGAGATCGTAGGAAGCGAATATATCAACGCAGACAAATACCTTCAGGACATTGTGCGCGACAAGCGTTACTGGGAAGGAAAACGTCAAACCATCCGTCAACGGGAAAAGCACATGGAAGAGACCATCGCCCGTTACCAGGCAGAGATGGAAGAATTGCAAAAATCCCGGAAAGAGATTATCCGGCAAGCAAAAGAAGAAGCCCAACGCATGCTTCAGGAATCAAATGCCCGCATTGAAAATACGATTCGCAAGATAAAGGAAGCGCAAGCCGAAAAGGAGAAGACACGCCAGGCACGTCAGGAACTGGCCGATTTCCGAACCTCTTTGGATGCATCGGCATCTAAGGAGCAGGAAGAGAAAATCGCCCGGAAAATGGAGAAACTAAAGGAGAAGCAAGAGCGGAAGAGAAACAAAAAAAGTGAACCGAAAGCTGTAACATCTTCTCCATTGAGTGTCCCGAAAGTAGTGCCGATTGCGGTAGGAGAAAATGTAAAGATCAAAGGACAGACAAGCGTCGGACAAGTGATGGAAATCAATGGCAAGAATGCGACTGTTGCCTTTGGAAGTATCAAAACGACCGTCAAAACAGACCGGCTGGAACATGTCAGTCATGCACCCAAGACGGAAGGGATTGCCAAAAGCACCTTTGTCAGTAGCCAAACACACGATCAGATGTACGAAAAGAAACTTAGCTTCAAACAGGATATTGATGTGCGCGGAATGCGTGGAGACGAAGCCTTACAGGCGGTCACCTATTTTATTGATGATGCCATATTGGTCGGCATGAATCGAGTGCGTATCCTTCACGGCACAGGAACAGGAATACTTCGTACACTGATCCGCCAATATCTGGCCACCGTACCGGGAGTCAGTCATTATGCCGACGAACATGTACAGTTCGGCGGTGCCGGAATCACAGTAGTCGATTTCGACTAA
- a CDS encoding L-serine ammonia-lyase, translating into MKSIKELYRIGTGPSSSHTMGPRKAAEMFLERHPDAASFKVTLYGSLAATGKGHMTDIAIIDTLRPIAPIEIVWQPKVFLPFHPNGMTFTALDNNNKVQENWTVYSIGGGALAESSHPTIESPDVYGMENMTEILQWCEDTGKSYWEYVKECEEEDIWDYLAEVWATMKDAIHRGLEEEGVLPGPLNLRRKASTYYIRATGYKQSLQSRGLVFSYALAVSEENASGGKIVTAPTCGSCGVMPAVLYHLQQSRDFSDMRILRALATAGLFGNIVKFNASISGAEVGCQGEVGVACAMASAAANQLFGGSPAQIEYAAEMGLEHHLGMTCDPVCGLVQIPCIERNAYAAARALDANLYSAFTDGMHRVSFDKVVQVMKQTGHDLPSLYKETSEGGLAKDYQQM; encoded by the coding sequence ATGAAATCAATTAAAGAGCTATATAGAATAGGTACAGGCCCTTCCAGCAGCCACACAATGGGACCACGCAAGGCCGCCGAAATGTTTTTGGAACGTCATCCGGACGCAGCATCCTTTAAAGTAACCCTATACGGCAGTTTGGCAGCTACTGGCAAAGGGCACATGACAGATATAGCCATTATAGACACTTTACGGCCCATCGCTCCGATAGAAATTGTGTGGCAACCCAAAGTCTTCCTACCGTTCCATCCCAATGGAATGACATTTACAGCTTTGGACAACAATAATAAAGTGCAGGAAAACTGGACTGTCTATAGTATCGGCGGCGGTGCACTGGCAGAAAGCAGCCATCCGACCATCGAAAGTCCGGATGTGTACGGTATGGAAAACATGACCGAGATACTCCAATGGTGCGAAGATACCGGAAAAAGTTATTGGGAATATGTGAAAGAATGTGAGGAAGAAGATATATGGGATTATCTGGCTGAAGTCTGGGCCACCATGAAAGATGCCATTCACCGTGGACTGGAAGAGGAAGGAGTACTTCCCGGCCCACTGAATCTCAGACGAAAAGCCTCCACCTATTACATACGTGCTACCGGATACAAACAATCCCTGCAATCCAGAGGACTCGTCTTTTCTTATGCTCTGGCAGTAAGTGAAGAGAATGCTTCCGGTGGAAAAATTGTGACAGCTCCTACCTGCGGTTCCTGCGGAGTGATGCCTGCCGTACTATATCATCTCCAGCAAAGCCGTGATTTCAGTGATATGCGCATTCTACGCGCGTTGGCCACTGCCGGATTGTTTGGCAACATTGTCAAATTCAATGCATCCATTTCCGGAGCAGAAGTAGGTTGTCAGGGAGAAGTAGGCGTAGCCTGCGCAATGGCTTCGGCTGCCGCCAATCAATTATTCGGAGGTAGTCCCGCACAAATCGAATATGCAGCAGAAATGGGATTGGAACACCATCTGGGAATGACGTGCGACCCGGTATGTGGATTGGTGCAAATTCCCTGCATCGAACGAAATGCATACGCTGCCGCACGTGCGCTGGATGCTAATCTTTATTCAGCTTTCACCGATGGTATGCACCGTGTCTCTTTCGACAAAGTAGTGCAAGTAATGAAGCAGACCGGACACGACCTTCCATCGCTTTACAAAGAAACAAGCGAAGGAGGATTAGCCAAGGATTATCAACAAATGTAA
- the carB gene encoding carbamoyl-phosphate synthase (glutamine-hydrolyzing) large subunit has translation MKENIKKVLLLGSGALKIGEAGEFDYSGSQALKALKEEGIETILINPNIATVQTSEGVADQIYFLPVTPYFVEKVIQKEKPEGIMLAFGGQTALNCGVALYKEGILEKYNVQVLGTPVQAIMDTEDRELFVQKLNEINVKTIQSEAVENAEDARWAAKELGYPVIVRAAYALGGLGSGFCDNEEQLNILVEKAFSFSPQVLVEKSLRGWKEVEYEVVRDRFDNCITVCNMENFDPLGIHTGESIVIAPSQTLTNKEYHKLRELAIRIIRHVGIVGECNVQYAFDPESEDYRVIEVNARLSRSSALASKATGYPLAFVAAKLGLGYGLFDLKNSVTKTTSAFFEPALDYVVCKIPRWDLGKFHGVDKELGSSMKSVGEVMAIGRTFEEVIQKGLRMIGQGMHGFVENKELVIPDIDKALREPTDKRIFVISKAFRAGYTIDQVHELTKIDKWFLRKLMNIMNTSEELHSWGNNHKQIADLPDELLRKAKVQGFSDFQIARAVGYEGDMEEGILYIRNHRKRVGILPVVKQIDTLAAEYPAQTNYLYLTYSGVANDVHYLGDHKSIVVLGSGAYRIGSSVEFDWCGVQALNTIRKEGWRSVMINYNPETVSTDYDMCDRLYFDELSFERVMDILELENPHGVIVSTGGQIPNNLALRLDAQHIHILGTSAKSIDNAEDREKFSAMLDRIGVDQPRWRELTSMDDIQEFVEEVGFPVLVRPSYVLSGAAMNVCSNQEELERFLKLAANVSKKHPVVVSQFIEHAKEVEMDAVAQNGEIVAYAISEHIEFAGVHSGDATIQFPPQKLYVETVRRIKRISREIAKALNISGPFNIQYLAKDNDIKVIECNLRASRSFPFVSKVLKINFIELATKVMLGLPVEKPEKNLFELDYVGIKASQFSFNRLQKADPVLGVDMASTGEVGCIGTDTSCAILKAMLSVGYRIPKKNILLSTGTMKQKADMMDAARMLVNKGYKLFATGGTHKTLAENGIESTHVYWPSEEGHPQALEMLHSKEIDMVVNIPKNLTAGELDNGYKIRRAAIDLNIPLITNARLASAFINAFCTMSVDDVAIRSWAEYK, from the coding sequence ATGAAAGAAAATATAAAGAAAGTATTGCTGCTGGGTTCCGGTGCCCTGAAAATCGGTGAGGCCGGTGAGTTCGACTATTCTGGTTCGCAGGCACTCAAAGCCCTGAAAGAAGAAGGTATTGAGACCATTCTTATTAATCCCAATATTGCTACGGTACAGACGTCTGAAGGAGTGGCGGATCAGATTTACTTCCTTCCGGTGACTCCCTATTTCGTAGAGAAAGTGATTCAAAAAGAGAAGCCGGAAGGTATCATGCTGGCATTCGGTGGACAGACGGCTTTGAATTGTGGAGTGGCTTTATATAAGGAAGGCATCCTGGAGAAATATAATGTACAGGTGCTCGGTACTCCGGTACAAGCTATTATGGATACCGAAGACCGTGAACTGTTCGTTCAGAAATTGAATGAGATCAATGTAAAGACCATTCAGAGTGAGGCCGTGGAAAATGCGGAAGATGCCCGTTGGGCGGCGAAAGAGCTGGGCTATCCGGTCATTGTTCGTGCAGCTTATGCATTGGGTGGCTTGGGTTCGGGTTTTTGTGATAACGAAGAGCAACTGAATATTTTGGTAGAAAAAGCATTCTCTTTCTCTCCGCAGGTATTGGTGGAAAAATCACTGCGTGGCTGGAAGGAAGTGGAATATGAAGTGGTGCGTGACCGCTTCGACAACTGTATCACCGTTTGTAATATGGAGAACTTCGATCCGTTGGGTATTCATACCGGTGAATCTATTGTCATCGCTCCGTCGCAAACGCTTACGAATAAAGAATACCATAAACTTCGCGAGTTGGCCATACGTATCATCCGCCATGTGGGTATTGTGGGGGAATGTAACGTACAATATGCCTTCGATCCCGAATCCGAAGATTATCGGGTGATTGAAGTGAACGCCCGTCTTTCCCGTTCTTCTGCTTTGGCATCCAAGGCAACCGGTTATCCGCTGGCTTTTGTTGCTGCCAAGTTGGGACTGGGTTACGGATTATTCGACTTGAAAAACTCTGTAACGAAAACGACTTCTGCCTTCTTTGAACCTGCACTGGATTATGTGGTTTGTAAAATACCGCGTTGGGATCTGGGGAAATTCCATGGGGTTGATAAAGAATTGGGCTCTTCGATGAAATCTGTAGGTGAGGTAATGGCCATCGGACGCACTTTTGAAGAGGTGATTCAGAAAGGGCTTCGTATGATCGGACAGGGAATGCATGGATTTGTAGAAAACAAGGAATTGGTTATTCCGGATATTGATAAGGCATTACGTGAACCGACTGACAAACGTATTTTTGTCATTTCGAAAGCGTTCCGTGCCGGATATACCATCGACCAGGTGCATGAACTTACGAAGATTGATAAATGGTTCCTCCGGAAGTTGATGAATATCATGAACACTTCCGAGGAGTTGCATAGTTGGGGAAATAACCACAAACAGATTGCCGATTTGCCGGACGAATTGCTTCGTAAAGCTAAAGTTCAGGGTTTTTCTGATTTCCAGATTGCCCGTGCTGTCGGCTACGAGGGAGACATGGAAGAGGGAATTCTTTATATCCGTAATCATCGTAAGCGTGTGGGGATCCTTCCGGTTGTGAAACAGATTGATACGCTGGCTGCAGAATATCCGGCCCAAACCAATTATCTGTACCTTACTTATAGTGGTGTAGCGAATGATGTACATTATCTGGGCGATCATAAGTCTATTGTCGTATTGGGTTCCGGTGCTTACCGTATCGGCTCTTCGGTAGAATTTGACTGGTGTGGTGTTCAGGCTTTGAATACGATTCGCAAGGAAGGATGGCGCAGCGTGATGATTAACTATAATCCTGAAACCGTGTCTACGGACTACGATATGTGCGACCGTCTATACTTCGACGAACTGAGTTTTGAGCGTGTGATGGATATTCTGGAACTTGAGAATCCACATGGCGTGATTGTATCTACCGGTGGTCAGATTCCGAATAATCTTGCTTTACGCCTGGATGCACAGCATATCCATATTCTTGGTACAAGTGCCAAGAGCATTGACAATGCCGAGGACCGTGAGAAGTTCTCTGCCATGCTCGACCGTATCGGTGTGGATCAGCCTCGTTGGCGTGAGTTGACTTCGATGGATGACATTCAGGAGTTTGTTGAAGAAGTCGGTTTTCCCGTACTTGTCCGTCCGTCTTACGTGCTTTCGGGGGCTGCAATGAATGTCTGTTCCAATCAGGAAGAATTGGAACGTTTCCTTAAACTGGCAGCCAATGTATCGAAGAAACATCCGGTGGTGGTAAGCCAATTCATCGAACACGCCAAGGAGGTGGAAATGGATGCTGTGGCGCAGAATGGAGAAATCGTGGCATACGCTATTAGTGAACATATTGAGTTTGCGGGAGTGCACTCCGGTGACGCTACGATTCAGTTTCCACCACAGAAGTTGTATGTAGAAACAGTTCGCCGTATCAAGCGTATCAGTCGTGAGATTGCCAAGGCTTTGAATATCTCCGGTCCGTTCAATATTCAATATCTGGCGAAAGACAACGATATCAAGGTCATCGAATGTAATCTTCGTGCCAGCCGTTCTTTTCCGTTTGTCAGCAAGGTGTTGAAGATCAACTTTATCGAGCTGGCAACGAAAGTGATGCTTGGTCTGCCTGTGGAGAAACCGGAGAAGAATCTCTTCGAACTGGATTATGTCGGAATCAAGGCTTCCCAGTTCTCCTTCAACCGTCTGCAGAAAGCCGATCCGGTATTGGGGGTAGATATGGCTTCTACCGGTGAAGTGGGCTGTATCGGTACGGATACTTCTTGTGCCATACTTAAAGCGATGCTTTCCGTGGGCTATCGTATTCCGAAGAAGAATATCCTGCTTTCTACGGGTACGATGAAGCAGAAAGCTGATATGATGGATGCAGCCCGTATGTTGGTAAATAAGGGATATAAACTCTTTGCAACGGGTGGTACACACAAAACACTTGCAGAGAATGGAATTGAAAGTACTCATGTTTATTGGCCGAGTGAGGAGGGACATCCACAGGCATTGGAGATGCTTCATAGCAAGGAAATCGATATGGTGGTCAATATACCAAAGAACCTGACAGCCGGAGAATTGGATAATGGATATAAAATTCGTCGTGCCGCCATCGACTTGAATATTCCGTTGATTACGAATGCCCGGTTGGCCAGCGCATTTATCAATGCTTTCTGTACGATGAGTGTGGACGATGTGGCTATCAGGAGTTGGGCAGAGTATAAATAA
- the carA gene encoding glutamine-hydrolyzing carbamoyl-phosphate synthase small subunit — MRNVTLILDDGSRFSGKSFGYEKPVAGEVVFNTAMTGYPESLTDPSYAGQLMTLTYPLVGNYGVPPFTIEPNGLPTFMESEKIHAEAIIVSDYSYEYSHWNAVESLGDWLKREQVPGITGIDTRELTKVLREHGVMMGKIVFDPENEEVSMDKDEFPSYSDINYVDRVSCKEIIHYFPDGTSRCSTADSSFSIPHSSLQKVVLVDCGVKANIIRCLLKRGVEVIRVPWDYDYNGLEFDGLFISNGPGDPDTCDAAVQHIRKAMANEKLPIFGICMGNQLLSKAGGAKIYKLKYGHRSHNQPVRMVGTERCFITSQNHGYAVDNNTLSADWEPLFINMNDGSNEGIRHKKNPWFSAQFHPEAASGPTDTEFLFDEFVNLLK, encoded by the coding sequence ATGAGAAATGTGACATTAATCCTTGACGACGGGAGCCGGTTTTCCGGTAAGTCGTTTGGCTACGAGAAGCCGGTGGCGGGCGAAGTAGTTTTTAATACTGCCATGACCGGATATCCGGAGAGCCTTACCGATCCCTCCTATGCCGGACAGTTGATGACGCTTACCTATCCTTTGGTAGGCAATTACGGTGTTCCTCCTTTTACCATCGAACCGAATGGACTTCCTACGTTCATGGAAAGTGAGAAAATCCATGCGGAAGCGATTATCGTAAGTGACTATTCTTATGAATACAGCCATTGGAACGCAGTGGAAAGTCTCGGTGACTGGCTGAAACGCGAGCAAGTTCCCGGCATTACAGGCATCGATACCCGCGAGCTGACCAAGGTGCTTCGTGAGCATGGGGTGATGATGGGGAAAATCGTTTTCGATCCTGAAAATGAAGAAGTAAGTATGGACAAGGACGAATTTCCGTCTTATAGTGATATCAACTATGTAGACCGAGTTTCCTGTAAAGAAATCATTCATTATTTCCCCGATGGAACGAGTCGCTGTAGCACAGCTGATTCTTCATTCTCCATTCCTCATTCTTCATTACAGAAAGTAGTTTTGGTGGATTGCGGTGTGAAGGCGAATATTATTCGTTGTCTGTTGAAACGGGGAGTAGAAGTGATCCGTGTTCCTTGGGATTATGATTACAACGGACTCGAATTTGACGGGTTATTTATCTCCAACGGACCGGGCGATCCGGATACTTGTGATGCTGCAGTGCAGCATATTCGCAAGGCGATGGCAAACGAGAAATTGCCTATCTTCGGTATCTGCATGGGAAACCAGTTGCTTTCAAAAGCAGGCGGAGCTAAGATTTATAAATTGAAATACGGACATCGTAGCCACAACCAGCCGGTGCGTATGGTAGGTACGGAGCGTTGTTTTATCACTTCACAAAATCACGGTTACGCTGTAGATAATAATACGTTGAGTGCAGACTGGGAGCCGTTGTTCATCAATATGAACGATGGATCCAATGAGGGAATCAGACATAAAAAGAATCCTTGGTTTTCTGCACAATTCCATCCGGAAGCGGCGAGCGGACCTACGGATACGGAATTCCTGTTCGATGAATTTGTAAACCTGCTAAAATAA